Proteins from a genomic interval of Bradyrhizobium sp. CCBAU 53340:
- a CDS encoding ABC transporter permease — protein MTTASLGLSRDDRPILIAALFILVILVAGTVYTFARFGSAPLLSPTYLLQQLQIGAFLGIVAAGMMMVILIAQIDLSVPWTLAAAAMMATSIGGPLAIPVGLGVGLVVGLINGIGVAYLRVPSMIFTLGVNAVMRGLMVAHTGGYAPQTAATDLMRMLAGDRTLGIPNALFVWAAVSVLVAIILQRTALGRYVYAIGNKEAAAYLAGVDTRRITVICFVLCGLAAALAGVLLAGYSTKAYQGMGDAYLLPSIAAVVIGGTNILGGRGRYLGTLIGVVLIVLLNSVLSIMDMPEAGRQVIYGLVIIFMLLVYGRGERVTS, from the coding sequence ATGACGACTGCGTCCCTCGGGCTCTCCCGCGACGACCGCCCGATCCTGATCGCGGCCCTGTTCATCCTCGTCATCCTGGTCGCCGGCACGGTCTATACCTTTGCTCGCTTCGGCAGCGCGCCTTTGTTGTCGCCGACCTATTTGCTGCAGCAGCTCCAGATCGGCGCCTTCCTCGGCATCGTCGCCGCCGGGATGATGATGGTAATCCTGATCGCGCAGATCGACCTGTCGGTGCCGTGGACGCTCGCCGCCGCTGCCATGATGGCGACCTCGATCGGCGGGCCGCTCGCGATTCCGGTCGGGCTCGGCGTTGGGCTCGTGGTCGGTCTCATCAACGGCATCGGGGTTGCTTACTTGCGCGTGCCTTCGATGATCTTCACCCTCGGCGTCAACGCGGTGATGCGCGGCCTGATGGTGGCGCATACCGGCGGCTACGCCCCGCAGACGGCCGCCACCGACCTGATGCGAATGCTCGCCGGTGATCGCACGCTCGGCATCCCCAATGCGCTGTTCGTCTGGGCCGCGGTGTCGGTGCTCGTCGCGATCATCCTCCAGCGCACCGCGCTCGGCCGTTACGTCTACGCCATCGGCAACAAGGAGGCGGCCGCGTATCTCGCCGGCGTCGACACCCGGCGCATCACCGTGATCTGCTTCGTGCTCTGCGGCCTCGCTGCAGCGCTCGCCGGCGTCCTGCTCGCCGGCTATTCCACCAAGGCCTATCAGGGCATGGGAGATGCCTATCTGCTGCCGTCGATCGCGGCGGTGGTGATCGGCGGCACCAACATCCTCGGCGGCCGCGGCCGCTATCTCGGCACCCTGATCGGTGTCGTCCTGATCGTGCTGCTCAACAGCGTGCTGTCGATCATGGACATGCCCGAGGCCGGCCGCCAGGTGATCTACGGCCTCGTCATCATCTTCATGCTGCTGGTCTACGGCCGCGGTGAGCGTGTCACGAGCTAA
- a CDS encoding ABC transporter substrate-binding protein — translation MRSSTVLGSALLTSALALCLAAPAYAQSNDPIKIGVIAEVQAIAGAATPGGAQIAADEINAKGGILGRKVEIVTYDNKSSSADSVRAFQRAVSEDKVSAVIASYISEVVLALEPWAARLKMPLITPGAASNEITKAIHNDYEKNKYTFHGYLTSAAQAQLVCDAAKDLLVDKMHMKTVAIMSEDAAWTKPLDVGYEACLPKAGLKVVEHVRFSPDTTDFTPIFNNIEAKKPDVIVTGISHVGVQPTVQWKNQQVPVPMFGISAQALSPTFWKDTNGAADGIPSLAVATPDVAVTSKTKPFAAAFKAKFGAPPAYTGYTAYDEVYMITDAIKRAGSTDPDKMVTELEKTDYEGTIGKIQFYGKDDEFTHGIKSGPGFVTGLVFQWQDEKQVVVWPEKIAEGKLKFPNFVKLSQ, via the coding sequence ATGCGATCATCGACGGTTTTGGGCTCCGCCCTCCTCACCTCCGCGCTGGCGCTCTGCCTCGCAGCGCCCGCCTATGCGCAGTCGAACGACCCGATCAAGATCGGCGTCATCGCCGAGGTGCAGGCGATCGCGGGGGCTGCAACGCCCGGCGGCGCGCAGATCGCCGCCGACGAGATCAACGCCAAGGGCGGCATCCTCGGCCGCAAGGTCGAGATCGTCACCTATGACAACAAGAGCTCCTCGGCCGATTCCGTGCGCGCGTTCCAGCGCGCGGTGAGCGAGGACAAGGTCTCCGCGGTGATCGCTAGCTATATCAGCGAGGTCGTGCTGGCGCTCGAGCCCTGGGCGGCGCGGCTGAAGATGCCGCTGATCACCCCGGGCGCCGCGTCGAACGAGATCACCAAGGCGATCCACAACGACTATGAGAAGAACAAGTACACGTTCCACGGCTACCTGACCTCGGCCGCGCAGGCGCAGCTCGTCTGCGACGCTGCCAAGGATCTGCTGGTCGACAAGATGCACATGAAGACCGTCGCGATCATGAGCGAGGACGCTGCCTGGACCAAGCCGCTCGACGTCGGCTACGAAGCCTGCCTGCCCAAGGCGGGCCTGAAGGTCGTCGAGCACGTCCGCTTCTCGCCTGACACCACCGACTTCACGCCGATCTTCAACAACATCGAGGCCAAGAAGCCCGACGTGATCGTTACCGGCATCTCCCATGTCGGCGTGCAGCCGACCGTGCAGTGGAAGAACCAGCAGGTGCCGGTGCCGATGTTCGGCATCAGCGCGCAGGCGCTGAGCCCGACCTTCTGGAAGGACACCAACGGTGCCGCCGACGGCATCCCGTCGCTCGCCGTCGCGACGCCCGACGTCGCGGTGACCTCGAAGACAAAGCCGTTCGCCGCCGCCTTCAAGGCCAAATTCGGTGCGCCGCCGGCCTATACCGGCTACACCGCCTATGACGAGGTCTACATGATCACCGATGCGATCAAGCGCGCCGGCTCGACCGACCCCGACAAGATGGTCACCGAACTCGAGAAGACCGACTACGAGGGCACGATCGGCAAGATCCAGTTCTACGGCAAGGACGACGAGTTCACCCATGGCATCAAGTCCGGACCCGGCTTCGTGACCGGCCTCGTCTTCCAGTGGCAGGACGAGAAGCAGGTCGTGGTCTGGCCGGAGAAGATCGCCGAAGGCAAGCTGAAGTTTCCGAACTTCGTGAAGCTGTCGCAGTAG
- a CDS encoding SMP-30/gluconolactonase/LRE family protein, whose translation MLPYVAHDPRFDRLVIGHVNLEKLTSGCRWAEGPAYFPAGRYLIWSDIPNNRMMRFDETDGSVSVFRSPSFNSNGNTTDRQGRLVTCEHFMRRVTRTEHDGSITVLADAFEGRRLNSPNDVVVKSDDSIWFSDPTYGIDSDYEGQQSPSEIGASNVYRIDGSTKAITRVVSDRVQPNGLAFSPDETRLYVADTGATHVRGLPPTIWSYQVKGQTLGEVSLFATCPDGLYDGFRVDIHGNIWTSAGRSVFCYAPDGAHIGTVPIGEIVANVCFGGPRRNRLYICGQTSLYSIYLNTRAAV comes from the coding sequence ATGCTCCCCTATGTCGCCCACGATCCTCGCTTCGATCGGCTGGTCATCGGCCACGTCAATCTCGAGAAACTCACCAGCGGTTGCCGTTGGGCCGAAGGGCCCGCCTATTTTCCGGCCGGGCGCTACCTGATCTGGTCCGACATTCCGAACAACCGGATGATGCGCTTTGACGAGACCGACGGATCGGTGTCGGTGTTCCGCTCTCCGAGCTTCAATTCCAACGGCAACACGACCGACCGCCAGGGCCGGCTGGTCACTTGCGAGCATTTCATGCGGCGCGTCACCCGGACCGAGCACGACGGCTCGATCACCGTGCTGGCCGACGCATTCGAAGGCCGCCGGCTGAATTCGCCCAACGATGTCGTCGTCAAATCTGACGATTCGATCTGGTTCTCCGATCCGACCTACGGCATCGACAGCGACTATGAGGGGCAGCAAAGCCCGTCCGAGATCGGCGCCTCCAACGTCTACCGGATCGACGGCAGCACCAAGGCGATCACCCGCGTCGTGTCCGACCGGGTGCAGCCGAATGGACTGGCCTTCTCGCCCGACGAAACCAGGCTCTATGTCGCCGACACCGGCGCGACCCATGTCCGCGGGCTGCCGCCAACGATCTGGTCCTATCAGGTCAAGGGACAGACGCTCGGAGAAGTCTCGCTGTTCGCGACCTGCCCGGACGGGCTCTATGACGGTTTCCGCGTCGACATCCATGGCAACATCTGGACCTCGGCGGGCCGCAGCGTGTTCTGCTACGCCCCTGACGGCGCCCACATCGGCACGGTCCCGATCGGCGAGATCGTCGCCAATGTCTGCTTCGGCGGCCCGCGCCGCAACCGCCTCTATATCTGCGGACAGACCTCGCTGTATTCGATCTACCTCAACACGCGCGCGGCGGTTTAG